The Carassius gibelio isolate Cgi1373 ecotype wild population from Czech Republic chromosome B22, carGib1.2-hapl.c, whole genome shotgun sequence genome window below encodes:
- the LOC127987586 gene encoding zinc finger protein 14, with amino-acid sequence MQKRTHTGGKPYMCSHCDRRFVHRATLKTHERTHTGEKPYMCSYCDKRLICSGQLKTHERTHTGEKPYKCSHCDKRFIQTATLKTHERTHTGEKPYKCSYCDKTFICLGQLKTHERTHTGEKPYKCSHCDKRFVQRANLKTHERTHTGEKPYKCSHCDKTFNCSGHLKTHQRIHTGEKPYKCSHCDKRFVQTANLKTHERTHTGEKPYKCSHCDKRYRLSAHLKTHERTHTGEKPFTCDLCGKSFTQSTNHKLHMHIHTGEKPFTCDLCGKSFIIKRSLKEHMNIHSGEKPYTCDQCGKGFVRSSDLKIHLTLHTKKKRLYSCSLCGKSFPLLKSLKTHQKRHTAKKAYMCFECEKTFFTDEHLKMHQRTHTGEKPYMCSHCDKRFSSSSNLKKHERTHTGEKPYTCDQCGKSYTESSSLQRHKKSSTARNHNMCTRKKSPKLSR; translated from the exons ATGCAGAAGAGGACCCACACTGGAGGGAAACCTTACATGTGTTCACACTGCGATAGGAGATTTGTTCATAGAGcaactctgaaaacacatgagaggacccacactggagagaaaccatacatgTGTTCATATTGTGACAAGAGATTAATTTGTTCAGGAcaactgaaaacacatgagaggacccacactggagagaaaccatacaagtgttcacactgtgacaagagattcattcagacagcaactctgaaaacacatgagaggacccacactggagagaaaccatacaagtgttcaTACTGTGACAAGACATTCATTTGTTTAGGAcaactgaaaacacatgagaggacccacactggagagaaaccatacaagtgttcacactgtgacaagagatttgtTCAGAgagcaaatctgaaaacacatgagaggactcacaccggagagaaaccttacaagtgttcacactgtgacaagacattcaaTTGTTCAGGacatctgaaaacacaccagaggatccacactggagagaaaccatacaagtgttcacactgtgacaagagattcgtTCAGAcagcaaatctgaaaacacatgagaggactcacaccggagagaaaccttacaagtgttcacactgtgacaagagatacCGTTTATCAGCACATCTGAAAACGCATGAGAggacccacactggagagaaaccattcacatGTGAtctgtgtgggaagagtttcacacaatcaACAAACCATAAGTTGCACATgcacatccacactggagagaaaccgtttaCATGTGAtctgtgtgggaagagtttcataATAAAACGCAGCCTTAAAGAGCACATGAACATCCACTCTGGGGAAAAAccgtacacatgtgatcagtgtggcaAAGGATTTGTAAGGTCTTCGGACCTAAAGATTCACCTGACACTTCATACAAAGAAGAAACGTCTGTATTCATGttctttgtgtggaaagagtttcccactgctgaaaagtttaaaaacacatcAGAAAAGACATACTGCCAAGAAAGCTtatatgtgctttgagtgtgagaaGACTTTTTTTACAGATGAGCATTTGAAAATGCACCAGagaactcacactggagagaaaccttacatgtGTTCACATTGCGACAAGAGATTCAGTTcttcatcaaatctgaaaaaacatgaaaggactcatactggagagaaaccatacacatgtgatcaatgtggGAAGAGCTACACTGAATCATCTTCTCTACAGAGACATAAAAAATCATCCACAGCCCGAAATCATA atatgtgTACAAGAAAGAAAAGTCCAAAGTTGTCACGGTGA